One Gordonia mangrovi genomic region harbors:
- the menE gene encoding o-succinylbenzoate--CoA ligase — translation MLDHRAELAAILDGSAAYVPVPDDPHATATLCAALGVDDPIADDVSLVISTSGTTGTPKGAQHTATTLTASAQATAEHLGGPGNWLLALAPHHTAGLQVLLRALAAGFTPAVLDVTDGFDPDAFADALENLDGPRRYTSLVPTQLIKVLDNPRATTALAAADALLVGGAATPVPLLRRAVDAGVPIIRTYGMSETAGGCVYDGVPLNGVTIRIDDPNPDGVGRVVLGGPMVAHGYRNRPEHPAFAEPGWFRTDDLGRVDDQGVLSIVGRADEAISTGGLTVVPQVVEAVILDDPAVRECAVVGLPDERLGEKVVAFVVAAETIDPQRIRGMVTDRLDRYAAPREVIEIDELPTRGPGKVNRRALRARFSSQ, via the coding sequence GTGCTCGACCACCGCGCCGAACTCGCCGCGATCCTCGACGGCTCGGCCGCCTACGTCCCGGTCCCCGACGACCCGCACGCCACCGCCACGCTGTGTGCGGCTCTCGGCGTCGACGACCCGATCGCCGACGATGTCTCACTGGTCATCTCGACGTCGGGCACCACCGGCACGCCGAAGGGCGCCCAACACACCGCCACCACCCTCACCGCATCGGCGCAGGCCACCGCCGAGCACCTCGGCGGCCCCGGCAACTGGCTGCTGGCACTCGCGCCGCATCACACCGCCGGGCTGCAGGTGCTGTTGCGGGCGTTGGCCGCCGGGTTCACCCCGGCCGTCCTCGACGTCACCGACGGCTTCGACCCGGACGCCTTCGCCGACGCACTCGAGAACCTCGACGGCCCGCGCCGCTACACCTCGCTGGTCCCCACCCAACTCATCAAGGTCCTCGACAACCCGCGCGCCACCACCGCCCTCGCCGCCGCCGACGCCCTGCTCGTCGGCGGTGCCGCCACCCCGGTTCCGTTGCTGCGCAGAGCAGTCGACGCAGGAGTGCCGATCATCCGGACCTACGGCATGAGCGAGACCGCCGGCGGGTGCGTCTACGACGGCGTTCCGCTGAACGGTGTGACGATCCGGATCGACGACCCCAACCCCGACGGCGTCGGCCGGGTGGTGCTCGGCGGCCCGATGGTCGCGCACGGCTACCGCAACCGCCCCGAACATCCCGCGTTCGCCGAACCCGGCTGGTTTCGCACCGACGACCTCGGCCGCGTCGACGACCAGGGAGTGCTGTCCATCGTGGGCCGCGCCGACGAGGCCATCAGCACCGGCGGGCTGACCGTCGTGCCGCAGGTGGTGGAGGCGGTGATCCTCGACGACCCGGCCGTGCGCGAATGCGCTGTCGTCGGCCTTCCGGACGAGCGGCTGGGCGAGAAGGTGGTTGCCTTCGTCGTCGCCGCGGAGACCATCGACCCGCAACGCATCCGCGGCATGGTCACCGACCGCCTCGACCGCTACGCGGCTCCCCGCGAGGTGATCGAAATCGACGAGTTGCCGACGCGCGGCCCGGGGAAGGTGAACCGCCGCGCCCTGCGCGCCCGCTTCTCGTCGCAGTGA
- a CDS encoding type II toxin-antitoxin system RelE family toxin — protein MSDSTPQPYDVAIASPARRALSRLPGRVAHAVIEFISGPLAENPRRLSKPLRNQLDGLHSARRGDYRILLRIDDDNRTVLIVDIDHRAHVYRT, from the coding sequence ATGAGCGATTCGACGCCGCAACCCTACGACGTCGCCATCGCCTCACCCGCGCGCCGCGCCCTCTCGCGCCTTCCCGGACGCGTTGCGCACGCCGTCATCGAGTTCATCTCCGGTCCGCTCGCCGAGAATCCGCGGCGGCTGAGCAAGCCGCTGCGCAACCAGCTCGACGGCCTGCACAGTGCCCGTCGCGGCGACTATCGGATTCTCCTGCGGATCGATGATGACAACCGCACGGTGCTGATCGTCGACATCGACCATCGTGCGCATGTGTATCGCACATGA
- a CDS encoding type II toxin-antitoxin system Phd/YefM family antitoxin, with product MTTVPLGEAKDKLSALVDSAESTHDIITITKHGKPAAVLMSADDLESLHETIYWLSRRGTAEAVAAADDESAAGKTISLDDLRAEHGLPPR from the coding sequence ATGACGACCGTGCCGCTTGGCGAGGCCAAGGACAAGCTCTCCGCGCTGGTCGACAGCGCCGAGTCGACGCACGACATCATCACGATCACCAAACACGGTAAGCCGGCCGCGGTGCTCATGTCGGCCGACGACCTCGAATCGCTGCACGAGACGATCTACTGGCTGTCGCGGCGCGGCACGGCCGAAGCGGTCGCCGCCGCCGACGACGAATCCGCGGCCGGAAAGACCATCAGTCTCGACGACCTGCGTGCCGAGCACGGTCTTCCCCCACGATGA
- a CDS encoding zinc-binding metallopeptidase family protein, translated as MRDFLCHNCGQRLSFENSKCLNCGKPLGFWLETRTIHNLDEKERTEIDGTLLERCENTKVAQCNWLVAWTGTPSLCESCRLTRTLPPETDIEARAEYGRAETAKRRLVLELDELKLPIVGRDDDPQTGLAFDLLSSSDQSVITGHDNGLITLDLAEGDDVHREKLRVQLEEPYRTLLGHFRHEIGHYYQIVLIDDDVRPKFEELFGNPDDDYQAALDRHYSEGAPAGWPQNYVSSYATMHPAEDFAETFAHYLHIRDTLDTAAAFAMAPAGSTLDSVLPGDVGFEQLIGWWLPLSWALNQINRSMGHPDLYPFVLPPAVLDKIRFVHNLMPAT; from the coding sequence ATGCGTGATTTCCTCTGCCACAACTGTGGCCAGCGTCTGTCCTTCGAGAACAGCAAATGCCTCAACTGCGGCAAGCCCCTGGGTTTCTGGTTGGAGACCCGGACCATCCACAACCTCGACGAGAAGGAGCGCACCGAGATCGACGGCACGCTCCTCGAGCGGTGCGAGAACACCAAAGTCGCGCAATGCAACTGGCTGGTCGCCTGGACCGGCACCCCCAGCCTGTGCGAGTCGTGCCGACTCACCCGCACCCTGCCACCGGAGACCGACATCGAGGCCCGCGCCGAGTACGGCCGTGCCGAGACCGCCAAACGACGGCTGGTGTTGGAGCTCGACGAGCTGAAATTGCCGATCGTCGGCCGCGACGACGACCCCCAGACGGGTCTCGCCTTCGATCTGCTGTCGAGTTCGGATCAGTCGGTGATCACCGGCCACGACAACGGCCTGATCACCCTCGACCTCGCCGAGGGCGATGACGTGCACCGCGAGAAGCTGCGGGTGCAGCTCGAGGAGCCCTATCGCACCCTGCTCGGCCACTTCCGCCACGAGATCGGGCACTACTATCAGATCGTCCTCATCGACGACGACGTGCGCCCGAAGTTCGAGGAACTGTTCGGCAACCCCGACGACGACTATCAGGCCGCGCTGGACCGCCACTACTCCGAGGGCGCACCCGCCGGCTGGCCGCAGAACTACGTGTCGTCCTACGCGACGATGCACCCGGCCGAGGACTTCGCCGAGACCTTCGCGCACTATCTGCACATCCGCGACACCCTCGACACCGCCGCGGCCTTCGCGATGGCGCCCGCCGGCTCCACCCTGGACAGCGTGCTGCCCGGCGACGTCGGGTTCGAACAACTCATCGGCTGGTGGTTGCCGCTGAGCTGGGCGCTCAACCAGATCAACCGCTCGATGGGCCACCCGGATCTGTACCCGTTCGTGCTGCCGCCGGCGGTGCTGGACAAGATCCGCTTCGTGCACAATCTGATGCCGGCGACCTAA